One Spinacia oleracea cultivar Varoflay chromosome 4, BTI_SOV_V1, whole genome shotgun sequence DNA segment encodes these proteins:
- the LOC110795328 gene encoding uncharacterized protein codes for MEFKASSAIKHINFDLKSAGEKRLLDLHELEELRMNAYDSASIYKAKSKEYHDRNIPKKDFQEGEKVLFFNSKLNLFPGKLKSRWSGPFEVRKVLPYGSLELWNKDKCDFFKVNGHRVKKYFEGAHIGTVCTTHLQAIT; via the coding sequence ATGGAATTCAAGGCCTCAAGTGCCATCAAGCACATAAATTTTGATCTAAAGAGTGCGGGGGAGAAGAGGCTCCTAGACTTGCATGAGCTAGAGGAATTGCGTATGAACGCATATGATTCGGCAAGTATCTACAAGGCCAAGTCTAAGGAATATCATGACCGGAATATCCCAAAGAAGGACTTTCAAGAAGGTGAGAAAGTCCTATTCTTCAACTCGAAGTTAAATCTTTTTCCAGGAAAACTCAAATCTCGGTGGAGCGGCCCCTTTGAGGTAAGGAAAGTGTTGCCTTATGGTTCATTGGAGCTTTGGAACAAAGACAAATGCGACTTCTTCAAGGTCAACGGTCATAGAGTGAAAAAGTATTTCGAAGGAGCCCACATTGGGACGGTTTGCACAACACATCTCCAAGCAATCACTTGA